The following coding sequences are from one Lolium rigidum isolate FL_2022 chromosome 6, APGP_CSIRO_Lrig_0.1, whole genome shotgun sequence window:
- the LOC124665605 gene encoding carbonic anhydrase, chloroplastic-like, which yields MGGCCCCFPAKPRRENPMHPAAEPLIQGKPNHAPPHHQPPPVIASTDEGKDAVVRLKTGFERFKTNIFDKNPKLFEPLKKDQSPKYMVFACADSRVCPTLTLGLKPGEAFTVRNVAAMIPAYQKTRHCSIGSAIEFAVVVLKVEYIVVIGHSRCAGIRELLSLKDKGPNAYHFIEDWVKIGMNAKNKVQRENRLLPFDDQCTVLEKEAVNVSLRNLDSYPFVKDRMRKGTLHLIGARYDFVHGSFETWEL from the exons AtgggcggctgctgctgctgcttccccGCTAAACCTCGCAGGGAGAACCCAATGCACCCGGCCGCAGAGCCGCTCATCCAGGGGAAGCCGAATCACGCCCCTCCCCACCATCAGCCGCCCCCGGTGATCGCCTCCACTGACGAG GGTAAGGACGCCGTCGTGCGCCTGAAGACCGGCTTCGAGCGTTTCAAGACGAATATTTTTGA CAAGAATCCGAAGCTGTTTGAACCGCTTAAGAAGGACCAGTCACCCAAG TACATGGTGTTTGCATGCGCTGACTCACGAGTGTGCCCAACATTAACCCTCGGACTGAAGCCAGGCGAGGCCTTCACTGTTCGGAATGTTGCCGCCATGATTCCTGCCTACCAAAAG ACCAGGCACTGCAGCATTGGGTCAGCCATCGAGTTTGCCGTGGTTGTCCTCAAG GTTGAGTACATTGTTGTGATTGGTCACAGCCGCTGTGCTGGAATTAGGGAGCTACTCTCGCTGAAGGACAAAGGGCCTAACGCCTA CCACTTCATCGAGGACTGGGTGAAGATCGGTATGAATGCCAAGAACAAGGTCCAGAGAGAAAATAGGTTGTTGCCTTTTGACGACCAATGCACTGTACTTGAAAAG GAGGCTGTCAATGTGTCCCTTAGAAATCTGGACTCCTACCCATTCGTCAAGGATAGAATGAGGAAGGGCACGCTGCATTTGATTGGTGCACGCTACGACTTCGTCCATGGCAGCTTCGAGACATGGGAACTCTGA